One Kineococcus aurantiacus genomic window carries:
- a CDS encoding aldo/keto reductase, with protein sequence MRTVPLGTTGLQVPNVVLGLMRIAEMDDEAIRTLVATGREVGITMVDHADVYGGAPHRCEERFAQAVKLSSSEREQTVIQTKCGIVPGEDGAYFDFSYEHIISSVTGSLRALDTDYLDVLLLHRPDALVEPEGVAKAFDELHEAGKVRAFGVSNHTPGQLELLRKHVRQPLVANQLQLSITHAPLVAQGVAANMQGLDQSISRDYGTLDYCRLHDITVQAWSPFQAGFFDGVFLDNPKYPELNAVLDRLAAQYDVPTIAIATAWITRHPANMQVVLGTTNPDRVRAAAQGSDVPLTRAEWYELFRAAGYQVP encoded by the coding sequence GTGAGGACCGTCCCGCTGGGGACCACCGGCCTGCAGGTGCCCAACGTCGTCCTCGGCCTCATGCGCATCGCCGAGATGGACGACGAGGCCATCCGCACCCTCGTCGCCACCGGCCGCGAGGTCGGCATCACGATGGTCGACCACGCCGACGTCTACGGCGGTGCCCCGCACCGCTGCGAGGAGCGGTTCGCCCAGGCCGTCAAGCTCAGCTCCTCCGAGCGCGAGCAGACGGTCATCCAGACCAAGTGCGGCATCGTGCCCGGCGAGGACGGGGCGTACTTCGACTTCTCGTACGAGCACATCATCTCCTCGGTCACCGGGTCGCTGAGGGCGCTGGACACCGACTACCTCGACGTCCTGCTGCTGCACCGCCCCGACGCCCTCGTCGAACCCGAGGGCGTGGCGAAGGCGTTCGACGAGCTGCACGAGGCCGGCAAGGTCCGCGCGTTCGGCGTCTCCAACCACACCCCCGGCCAGCTGGAACTGCTGCGCAAGCACGTGCGCCAGCCGCTCGTGGCCAACCAGCTGCAGCTGTCGATCACCCACGCGCCCCTCGTCGCGCAGGGCGTCGCGGCGAACATGCAGGGTCTGGACCAGTCGATCTCGCGCGACTACGGCACCCTGGACTACTGCCGGCTGCACGACATCACGGTGCAGGCGTGGTCGCCGTTCCAGGCCGGGTTCTTCGACGGGGTGTTCCTCGACAACCCGAAGTACCCCGAGCTGAACGCCGTGCTGGACCGCCTCGCCGCGCAGTACGACGTCCCGACGATCGCGATCGCGACCGCGTGGATCACCCGCCACCCGGCGAACATGCAGGTCGTCCTCGGCACCACGAACCCCGACCGGGTCCGCGCCGCGGCCCAGGGTTCGGACGTCCCGCTGACCAGGGCGGAGTGGTACGAGCTGTTCCGCGCCGCGGGCTACCAGGTGCCCTGA
- a CDS encoding MBL fold metallo-hydrolase: MSVDVRWLGHSTVTVDVRTPGGSLRVVTDPVLRPGLAHLRRRPATPDPAAWAGCDLALVSHLHHDHLDLPSLRRMRPTVLVTPPGSSDWVRWRLRRPATHVVEVAVGQTRELPTPCGPVQVTALPAHHAGHRTGSGFSRAPRGAEAVEHLLRVPGAFPGRDLDDLLLWAIGDTGEFAGSDAVLAAAGRAPDVALVPVGGWGHTLGPHHLDPRQAAELVARVRPGVSVPVHWGTLHPVALGATMGDRFVEPGRRFVREASRLGVAGAVQLPVGGSLSV, encoded by the coding sequence GTGAGCGTCGACGTGAGGTGGCTGGGGCACTCGACCGTGACGGTCGACGTGCGGACGCCGGGAGGGTCGCTGCGGGTGGTCACCGACCCCGTGCTGCGGCCGGGGCTGGCGCACCTGCGCCGCCGGCCCGCGACGCCCGACCCGGCCGCGTGGGCCGGGTGCGACCTGGCGCTGGTCTCGCACCTGCACCACGACCACCTGGACCTGCCGTCGCTGCGGCGGATGCGGCCCACGGTTCTGGTGACCCCGCCGGGTTCCTCGGACTGGGTGCGGTGGCGGTTGCGGCGGCCCGCCACGCACGTCGTGGAGGTCGCCGTCGGGCAGACGCGGGAACTGCCCACGCCGTGCGGCCCGGTGCAGGTCACGGCCCTGCCCGCCCACCACGCCGGGCACCGCACGGGCAGCGGGTTCAGCCGCGCCCCGCGCGGGGCCGAGGCCGTCGAGCACCTCCTGCGGGTCCCGGGCGCGTTCCCCGGCCGCGACCTGGACGACCTGCTGCTGTGGGCGATCGGGGACACCGGCGAGTTCGCGGGGTCCGACGCGGTGCTGGCCGCGGCCGGCCGCGCCCCCGACGTCGCGCTGGTCCCCGTCGGCGGCTGGGGCCACACCCTGGGCCCGCACCACCTCGACCCGCGCCAGGCCGCCGAACTCGTGGCGCGGGTCCGGCCGGGGGTCTCGGTGCCGGTGCACTGGGGGACGCTGCACCCCGTCGCCCTGGGGGCGACCATGGGCGACCGGTTCGTCGAACCCGGCCGCCGCTTCGTGCGGGAGGCGTCGAGGCTGGGGGTCGCCGGCGCGGTGCAGCTACCGGTCGGGGGTTCGCTGAGCGTGTGA